In Streptomyces sp. DG2A-72, one genomic interval encodes:
- a CDS encoding antitoxin, whose translation MTSIVTRDVPDSVLNTLKERAAQAGQSLQAYVLELLTREAATPTNAELAERMRSAAGLDLTDTDIPGLVEAERERRP comes from the coding sequence ATGACTTCGATCGTGACCCGCGACGTCCCCGACAGCGTCCTGAACACCCTCAAGGAGCGCGCCGCCCAAGCAGGTCAGAGCCTCCAGGCATACGTCCTGGAACTCCTCACCCGCGAGGCGGCCACCCCCACCAACGCGGAACTCGCCGAACGGATGCGCAGTGCTGCCGGCCTCGACCTCACCGACACCGACATCCCCGGCCTCGTCGAGGCAGAACGCGAGCGGCGGCCGTGA
- a CDS encoding carbohydrate ABC transporter permease codes for MQHGKYRFIVGFLVVPLGLYTLFVVWPFIQSIYYSFTDWTGLSPEFKMVGFDNYERMLDDDIFWKSLQHSLLFALLLPLVTISLALFFAFMINVGGRKRRGGPVITGVRGSSFYKIVYFFPQVLSIAIVALLFAFAYNPDSGAINSILRGMGLDSVQPLWLGDPNLALWAVMAVLVWSTVGFFVVLFSAGMASIPADLYEAALLDGANRSTTFFRITLPLLWDTVQSGWVYMGILALGAESFAVVQIMTTGPGGPDYSTTVMVLYVYQKAFRDGQAAYATTIGVALLVVTLAFAAVVMRLGRRERLEY; via the coding sequence ATGCAGCACGGCAAGTACCGGTTCATCGTGGGGTTCCTGGTGGTACCCCTGGGGCTGTACACGCTTTTCGTCGTCTGGCCGTTCATCCAGTCCATCTACTACTCGTTCACGGACTGGACGGGGCTGAGCCCCGAATTCAAGATGGTCGGCTTCGACAACTACGAAAGGATGCTGGACGACGACATCTTCTGGAAGTCGTTGCAGCACAGCCTGTTGTTCGCGTTGCTGCTGCCGCTGGTGACGATCAGCCTTGCACTGTTCTTCGCCTTCATGATCAACGTGGGCGGGCGGAAGAGGAGGGGCGGCCCGGTGATCACCGGTGTCCGCGGCTCCTCGTTCTACAAGATCGTCTATTTCTTCCCGCAGGTGCTGTCGATCGCGATCGTCGCCCTGTTGTTCGCCTTCGCGTACAACCCGGACAGCGGCGCGATCAACTCGATCCTGCGGGGGATGGGCCTGGACAGCGTCCAGCCGCTGTGGCTCGGCGACCCGAACCTCGCGCTGTGGGCCGTGATGGCGGTGCTGGTGTGGTCCACGGTCGGCTTCTTCGTGGTCCTCTTCTCCGCGGGTATGGCTTCGATCCCGGCGGATCTGTACGAGGCCGCGCTCCTCGACGGCGCCAACCGCAGCACCACGTTCTTCCGGATCACCCTGCCGCTGCTCTGGGACACCGTGCAGTCCGGCTGGGTCTACATGGGCATTCTCGCCCTGGGTGCCGAGTCGTTCGCGGTCGTACAGATCATGACGACCGGCCCCGGCGGTCCCGACTACTCGACCACCGTCATGGTCCTGTACGTGTATCAGAAGGCGTTCCGTGACGGGCAGGCCGCCTACGCCACGACCATCGGCGTCGCCCTGCTCGTCGTCACGCTGGCCTTCGCCGCCGTAGTGATGCGGCTGGGCCGGCGCGAGCGGCTGGAGTACTGA
- the ngcE gene encoding N-acetylglucosamine/diacetylchitobiose ABC transporter substrate-binding protein, with translation MGSTSAENTANAEHSTHLANTGSAGVGRRHLIKRSAALGLISVPTMSFLSACASGGGGDEEKAETGEKTAKNPLGVNDTAQMEFVLFDGGFGKEYAEDAVKIYETNFPKAKVKFSATQKIQSTLQPRFNQGTPPDLIDNSGAEQMDMGVLSSKKQLADLTPLLDAPSYDDPNKKVRDTLRPGIVEMGQLDGDPVWIMYYAYTVYGVWYSQKALDSLDEQYPETWDQMLAVCEKAKKKGMAGWTYAGKYPYYLPFSLYPMIGKVGGVEVLDAIDNLEPNAWKHPAVKACFDAYYELYQKGYVLKGTPGLDHIQSQTAWAQGKALFIPNGSWVENESANVIPKDFDLAVSAPTGIDSSDKLPFGTIWASGGEPFIVPAKAKNGAGGMEQLRIMLSEASSKNFTSKVKSLTAYNGGTDGITLTPGLKSGVAALDKAGENVVNPRMQDWYVQLQKEQIGVSGLGEMMAGRLTPAEAIKKIQGFADATAKDSSIKHYKHQ, from the coding sequence ATGGGATCCACTTCCGCCGAGAACACCGCGAACGCCGAGCACAGCACGCACCTGGCGAATACCGGCTCCGCAGGCGTCGGCCGCCGCCATCTGATCAAGCGGTCGGCCGCACTCGGTCTGATCTCCGTACCCACGATGAGTTTCCTGTCCGCGTGTGCCAGCGGCGGCGGGGGTGACGAGGAGAAGGCCGAAACGGGAGAGAAGACCGCGAAGAACCCGCTCGGCGTCAATGACACCGCGCAGATGGAATTCGTGCTGTTCGACGGCGGCTTCGGCAAGGAGTACGCCGAGGACGCCGTGAAGATCTACGAGACGAACTTCCCCAAGGCCAAGGTGAAGTTCTCCGCGACACAGAAGATCCAGTCCACGCTGCAGCCCCGCTTCAACCAGGGCACCCCGCCGGACCTCATCGACAACTCCGGTGCCGAGCAGATGGACATGGGCGTTCTCTCCAGCAAGAAGCAGCTCGCCGACCTCACTCCGCTGCTGGACGCCCCGTCGTACGACGACCCGAACAAGAAGGTCCGCGACACGCTGCGTCCGGGCATCGTGGAGATGGGCCAGTTGGACGGCGATCCGGTCTGGATCATGTACTACGCGTACACGGTGTACGGCGTCTGGTACTCCCAGAAGGCCCTGGACTCGCTCGACGAGCAGTACCCCGAAACCTGGGACCAGATGCTCGCGGTCTGCGAGAAAGCCAAGAAGAAGGGCATGGCGGGCTGGACGTATGCGGGCAAATACCCGTACTACCTCCCCTTCTCGCTCTACCCGATGATCGGCAAGGTGGGCGGGGTCGAGGTGCTCGACGCCATCGACAACCTGGAGCCGAACGCGTGGAAGCACCCGGCGGTCAAGGCATGCTTCGACGCCTATTACGAGCTCTACCAGAAGGGCTACGTCCTCAAGGGCACGCCGGGTCTGGACCACATCCAGTCGCAGACCGCGTGGGCTCAGGGCAAGGCGCTGTTCATCCCGAACGGCTCCTGGGTGGAGAACGAGTCGGCGAATGTCATCCCCAAGGACTTCGACCTCGCGGTCTCCGCTCCCACCGGAATCGACAGCTCCGACAAGCTGCCCTTCGGCACCATCTGGGCGTCCGGCGGTGAGCCCTTCATCGTCCCCGCCAAGGCGAAGAACGGCGCGGGCGGCATGGAGCAGCTGCGCATCATGCTGAGCGAGGCGTCCTCGAAGAACTTCACGTCCAAGGTCAAGTCGCTCACCGCCTACAACGGCGGTACCGACGGCATCACCCTCACCCCGGGCCTCAAGTCCGGTGTCGCCGCGCTGGACAAGGCCGGCGAGAACGTGGTGAATCCGCGTATGCAGGACTGGTATGTACAGCTGCAGAAGGAGCAGATTGGTGTGTCGGGCCTCGGTGAGATGATGGCCGGCCGGCTCACTCCGGCGGAGGCCATCAAGAAGATCCAGGGCTTCGCCGACGCGACCGCCAAGGACTCGTCGATCAAGCACTACAAGCATCAGTAG
- a CDS encoding type II toxin-antitoxin system VapC family toxin, whose protein sequence is MIVIDCSALVHALIDKGSRGEAVRDKIATDDLAAPGLLDYEIASALFGMARGTRSGTPKLERPALDEALDTYQALTIRRYDALPFWPRVRILSANLSPYDAPYTALAEALGTTLVTADARIKRSGAARCPVEVI, encoded by the coding sequence GTGATCGTCATCGACTGCTCGGCCCTGGTCCACGCTCTCATCGACAAGGGCTCCCGAGGTGAAGCTGTGCGCGACAAGATCGCCACGGACGACCTGGCCGCCCCCGGTCTTCTCGACTACGAGATCGCATCGGCGCTGTTCGGCATGGCGCGCGGCACACGTAGCGGCACCCCGAAGCTCGAACGCCCGGCCTTGGACGAAGCCTTGGACACCTACCAGGCCCTCACCATCCGCCGTTACGACGCACTCCCGTTCTGGCCTCGCGTACGGATCCTGTCGGCGAATCTCTCCCCCTACGACGCCCCCTATACCGCCCTGGCCGAGGCGCTCGGCACGACCCTGGTCACAGCGGACGCCAGGATCAAACGCAGCGGGGCCGCACGCTGCCCGGTCGAGGTCATCTGA
- a CDS encoding carbohydrate ABC transporter permease — protein MKTTETSAPGPTESGMSVSKTGGPAAAPPKGKKEGRVLNVFSHGVLVIWAFMVVMPLLWAVMTSFKDDASIFGSPWSLPDKLHFDNWSRAWTEANMSDYFLNTILVVGGSLIGTLVLGSMAAYVLARFEFPGNRFIYYLFIGGMSFPIMLALVPLFYVVNNMGLLNTIHGLILVYIAYSLPFTVFFLTAFFRTLPSSVAEAAFVDGASHSRTFFQIMLPMAKPGLVSVGIFNFLGQWNQYMLPTVLNTDPDKRVLTQGLVQLAVSQGYKGDWSGLFAGLVMAMLPVLAAYIVFQRQVVQGLTAGALK, from the coding sequence ATGAAGACGACCGAGACCTCCGCGCCCGGACCGACCGAGTCCGGTATGTCCGTGAGCAAGACCGGCGGCCCGGCCGCTGCGCCCCCGAAGGGGAAGAAGGAAGGCAGGGTCCTCAACGTCTTCTCCCACGGCGTCCTCGTCATCTGGGCGTTCATGGTGGTCATGCCGCTGCTGTGGGCGGTGATGACGTCCTTCAAGGACGACGCCTCCATCTTCGGCTCGCCCTGGTCGCTGCCGGACAAGCTGCACTTCGACAACTGGTCGCGGGCCTGGACCGAGGCCAACATGAGCGACTACTTCCTCAACACCATCCTGGTGGTGGGGGGTTCGCTCATCGGCACGCTGGTGCTGGGCTCGATGGCGGCCTATGTGCTGGCCCGCTTCGAGTTCCCGGGCAACCGCTTCATCTACTACCTGTTCATCGGCGGCATGAGTTTCCCGATCATGCTGGCGCTGGTCCCGCTGTTCTACGTCGTGAACAACATGGGCCTGCTGAACACGATCCACGGGCTGATCCTGGTCTACATCGCCTACTCGCTCCCGTTCACGGTCTTCTTCCTGACCGCGTTCTTCCGCACCCTGCCGAGCTCGGTGGCGGAGGCGGCCTTCGTGGACGGGGCCTCGCACTCCAGGACGTTCTTCCAGATCATGCTGCCGATGGCCAAGCCCGGCCTGGTCAGCGTGGGTATCTTCAACTTCCTGGGCCAGTGGAACCAGTACATGCTTCCCACGGTTCTCAACACCGACCCCGACAAGCGAGTCCTCACCCAGGGCCTGGTCCAACTCGCGGTCAGCCAGGGCTACAAGGGCGACTGGTCGGGTCTGTTCGCGGGCCTGGTGATGGCGATGCTGCCGGTGCTCGCGGCGTACATCGTCTTCCAGCGTCAGGTGGTGCAGGGGCTGACAGCGGGGGCGCTGAAGTAG
- a CDS encoding GH92 family glycosyl hydrolase, with protein MQRRSRHRWGSAVVMATAFALAVGSQGVAVALPGEVAAADREFASSFEAEDPAPDWLNTVDTAPDGSKRAFGVDGGYSSGIPGNVTDHVTDVRASGENTGAGEVKENLVDGEPSSKWLTFAPTGWAEFDLDAPVKVVTYALTSANDHDERNPLDWTLKGSTDGTNWTPLDTRTGETFAERFQTKTYDIPEANAAEYRHFRLDVTRNNGASDALQLADVQFSEGGGGDPIPQDMLSLVDRGPSGSPTAKAGAGFTGKRALRYAGRHTADGQAYSYNKVFDVNVAVGRDTQLSYRIFPSMADGDRDYDATNVSVDLAFTDGTYLSDLKATDQHGFALTPQGQGAAKILYVNQWNNVASRIGSVAAGKTVDRILVAYDSPTGPAKFRGWLDDVALKAAPREKPKAHLSDYAVTTRGTNSSGGFSRGNNFPATAVPHGFNFWTPVTNAGSLSWLYDYARGNNADNLPTIQAFSASHEPSPWMGDRQTFQVMPSAASGTPDNGREARELAFRHENETARPYYYGVRFENGLKAEMAPTDHAAVMRFTYPGDDASVLFDNVTDQAGLTLDKENGTFTGYSDVKSGLSTGATRLFVYGVFDAPATEGTSSGVKGHLRFQPGEDRTVTLRIATSLISVDQAKDNLRQEIPDGTSFDAVKTKAQRQWDRLLGKVEVEGATPDQLTTLYSSLYRLYLYPNSGFEKVGSKYRYASPFSPMPGPDTPTHTGAKIVDGKVYVNNGFWDTYRTTWPAYSLLTPGQAGEMVDGFVQQYKDGGWTSRWSSPGYADLMTGTSSDVAFADAYVKGVGFDAKSAYDAAVKNATVVPPSSGVGRKGMTTSPFLGYTSTETHEGLSWALEGCLNDYGIARMGRKLYEKTGEKRYKEESEYFLNRAQDYVNLFDSEAGFFQGRDAKGDWRVESSKYDPRVWGHDYTETNGWGYAFTAPQDSRGLVNLYGGRGGLGDKLDEYLATPETASPEFVGSYPGVIHEMTEARDVRMGMYGHSNQVAHHALYMYDAAGQPWKTQKNVREVLSRLYVGSEIGQGYHGDEDNGEQSAWFLFSALGFYPLVMGSGEYAIGSPLFTKATVHLENGRDLVVKAPKNSAKNVYVHGLKVNGRMWKSTSLPHSLIAKGGVLEFDMGPRPSAWGSGKNAAPPSITQDDEVPTPRADVLKGEGALFDNTSATQATVTSVDLPVSAGAKAVQYTLTSSDRTKAPTGWTLQGSSDGTKWRTLDQRSGESFTWDKQTRAFSVGRPGTYERYRLVLNGEATVSEVELLA; from the coding sequence ATGCAACGCAGAAGTCGGCACAGATGGGGTTCGGCGGTCGTGATGGCGACCGCCTTCGCTTTGGCGGTGGGCTCGCAGGGGGTGGCGGTCGCGCTGCCGGGCGAGGTGGCCGCCGCCGACCGGGAGTTCGCCTCGTCGTTCGAGGCGGAGGACCCGGCGCCCGACTGGCTGAACACCGTCGACACCGCACCGGACGGCAGCAAGCGTGCCTTCGGTGTCGACGGCGGGTACAGCAGCGGCATTCCGGGCAATGTGACCGACCATGTCACGGACGTCCGGGCCAGCGGGGAGAACACCGGCGCCGGCGAGGTGAAGGAGAACCTCGTCGACGGCGAGCCGAGCAGCAAGTGGCTGACCTTCGCGCCCACCGGCTGGGCGGAGTTCGATCTGGACGCGCCGGTCAAGGTGGTCACCTACGCGCTGACGTCGGCCAACGACCACGACGAACGCAACCCGCTGGACTGGACCCTGAAGGGCTCCACGGACGGCACGAACTGGACGCCCCTGGACACCCGCACCGGCGAGACCTTCGCCGAGCGGTTCCAGACGAAGACGTACGACATCCCGGAAGCCAATGCCGCCGAGTACCGGCACTTCCGGCTCGACGTGACCAGGAACAACGGCGCCTCCGACGCCCTGCAACTCGCCGACGTGCAGTTCTCCGAGGGCGGCGGTGGCGACCCGATCCCGCAGGACATGCTCTCGCTGGTCGACCGCGGCCCGAGCGGCTCGCCGACCGCGAAGGCGGGCGCGGGCTTCACGGGCAAGCGGGCGCTGCGCTACGCCGGGCGGCACACCGCCGACGGGCAGGCGTACTCGTACAACAAGGTCTTCGACGTCAATGTGGCCGTCGGGCGCGATACGCAACTGTCGTACCGGATCTTCCCCTCCATGGCGGACGGCGACCGGGACTACGACGCCACCAACGTTTCCGTCGATCTCGCTTTCACGGACGGGACGTATCTGAGCGATCTCAAGGCGACCGACCAGCACGGGTTCGCGCTGACGCCGCAGGGACAGGGCGCGGCCAAGATCCTCTATGTGAACCAGTGGAACAACGTGGCCTCGCGGATCGGGTCGGTCGCGGCCGGGAAGACCGTGGACCGGATCCTGGTGGCGTACGACTCCCCCACGGGGCCGGCGAAGTTCCGGGGCTGGCTCGATGACGTGGCACTGAAAGCGGCACCGCGGGAGAAGCCGAAGGCGCACCTGTCGGACTATGCGGTGACGACCCGCGGCACCAACTCCAGCGGTGGCTTCTCACGCGGCAACAACTTCCCCGCGACGGCTGTGCCGCACGGGTTCAACTTCTGGACGCCGGTAACCAACGCGGGTTCGCTGAGCTGGCTCTACGACTATGCGCGCGGGAACAACGCCGACAACCTGCCGACGATCCAGGCGTTCAGCGCGAGCCATGAGCCCAGCCCCTGGATGGGCGACCGGCAGACCTTCCAGGTGATGCCGTCCGCCGCGTCCGGCACGCCCGACAACGGCCGTGAGGCACGGGAGCTGGCCTTCCGGCACGAGAACGAGACGGCGCGGCCGTACTACTACGGGGTGCGTTTCGAGAACGGTCTCAAGGCGGAGATGGCGCCGACCGACCATGCGGCGGTCATGCGCTTCACCTATCCCGGCGACGACGCGAGCGTCCTGTTCGACAACGTCACCGACCAGGCGGGCCTGACGCTCGACAAGGAGAACGGCACCTTCACCGGTTACTCCGACGTGAAGTCGGGGCTGTCGACGGGCGCGACCCGGCTGTTCGTCTACGGGGTGTTCGACGCTCCCGCAACGGAGGGGACGTCGAGCGGGGTCAAGGGCCATCTGCGGTTCCAGCCCGGCGAGGACCGGACCGTGACCCTGCGGATCGCCACCTCCCTGATCAGCGTCGACCAGGCGAAGGACAACCTGCGCCAGGAGATCCCGGACGGCACGTCCTTCGACGCCGTGAAGACGAAGGCGCAGCGGCAGTGGGACAGGCTGCTCGGCAAGGTCGAGGTCGAGGGCGCCACACCGGACCAGCTGACCACGCTGTACTCCAGCCTGTACCGGCTGTACCTGTACCCCAACTCCGGCTTCGAGAAGGTCGGTTCGAAGTACCGGTACGCCTCCCCGTTCTCGCCGATGCCGGGCCCGGACACCCCGACGCACACCGGCGCGAAAATCGTGGACGGCAAGGTGTATGTCAACAACGGTTTCTGGGACACGTATCGGACGACCTGGCCGGCCTACTCGCTCCTCACGCCCGGACAGGCGGGTGAGATGGTCGACGGGTTCGTGCAGCAGTACAAGGACGGTGGCTGGACCTCCCGCTGGTCATCGCCCGGGTACGCGGACCTGATGACCGGCACCTCGTCGGACGTGGCCTTCGCGGACGCGTACGTCAAGGGCGTCGGCTTCGACGCGAAGTCGGCGTACGACGCGGCCGTGAAGAACGCCACGGTGGTACCGCCCTCGTCGGGCGTGGGCCGCAAGGGCATGACCACCTCGCCGTTCCTCGGCTACACGAGCACCGAGACGCACGAGGGTCTGTCGTGGGCGCTGGAGGGCTGTCTCAACGACTACGGCATCGCTCGGATGGGCCGGAAGCTTTATGAGAAAACGGGCGAAAAGCGGTACAAGGAGGAGTCGGAGTACTTCCTCAACCGCGCCCAGGACTATGTGAATCTCTTTGATTCCGAAGCCGGTTTCTTCCAGGGCCGCGACGCCAAGGGCGACTGGCGGGTCGAGTCGTCGAAGTACGACCCGAGGGTGTGGGGCCATGACTACACCGAGACCAACGGCTGGGGTTACGCCTTCACGGCCCCGCAGGACTCCCGCGGTCTCGTCAACCTCTACGGCGGCCGCGGCGGCCTCGGGGACAAGCTCGACGAGTACCTCGCCACCCCCGAGACGGCCTCGCCCGAGTTCGTCGGCTCGTACCCCGGTGTCATCCACGAGATGACGGAGGCGCGGGACGTCCGGATGGGCATGTACGGGCACTCCAACCAGGTCGCCCACCACGCCCTCTACATGTACGACGCGGCCGGGCAGCCGTGGAAGACGCAGAAGAACGTCCGTGAGGTGCTGTCCCGCCTCTACGTCGGCAGCGAGATCGGCCAGGGCTACCACGGCGACGAGGACAACGGCGAGCAGTCGGCCTGGTTCCTGTTCTCCGCGCTCGGCTTCTACCCGCTGGTGATGGGCAGCGGCGAATACGCCATCGGCTCCCCGCTGTTCACCAAGGCGACGGTCCATCTGGAGAACGGCCGGGACCTGGTCGTCAAGGCGCCGAAGAACAGCGCGAAGAACGTGTACGTGCACGGGCTGAAGGTCAACGGGCGTATGTGGAAGTCGACTTCGCTGCCGCATTCGCTGATCGCCAAGGGCGGTGTCCTGGAGTTCGACATGGGGCCGAGGCCGTCGGCGTGGGGTTCCGGGAAGAACGCGGCGCCCCCGTCGATCACCCAGGACGACGAGGTGCCGACGCCGCGTGCGGACGTGCTGAAGGGTGAGGGCGCCCTGTTCGACAACACGTCGGCGACCCAGGCGACGGTGACCTCTGTGGACCTGCCGGTCTCCGCGGGCGCGAAGGCCGTCCAGTACACGCTGACCTCGTCGGACCGGACGAAGGCGCCCACCGGCTGGACGCTCCAGGGCTCCTCGGACGGGACGAAGTGGCGCACGCTCGACCAGCGGTCGGGTGAGTCCTTCACCTGGGACAAGCAGACGCGCGCGTTCTCCGTGGGGCGGCCGGGTACGTACGAGAGGTACCGCCTGGTCCTGAACGGCGAGGCGACCGTCTCGGAGGTCGAACTCCTCGCCTGA